In Paraburkholderia phenazinium, the following are encoded in one genomic region:
- a CDS encoding nitrate reductase associated protein — translation MGLNEAPLLFDFEVESSEDLTYIPMAVRFNLDRFGLRISLAQWQMLPHEDRKLLARFPVEEDAAIEPNFDHALFEMLRTHANVEPDWFTPEDAPAWRRADAVPDGVLQQSRLAGLHAPSADQWSQLAPFKRYVLAKLSRKPEANHDFVPAMREFGLAG, via the coding sequence ATGGGACTGAACGAAGCACCCCTCCTGTTCGACTTCGAAGTCGAGTCGTCGGAGGATCTCACCTATATCCCGATGGCCGTACGTTTCAATCTCGACCGCTTCGGCCTGCGCATCTCGCTGGCCCAATGGCAGATGCTGCCGCACGAAGACCGCAAGCTGCTGGCGCGTTTTCCGGTCGAGGAAGACGCTGCCATCGAGCCGAATTTCGATCACGCGCTGTTCGAAATGCTGCGCACCCATGCCAATGTGGAACCGGACTGGTTCACCCCCGAAGACGCGCCGGCGTGGCGTCGCGCGGATGCGGTGCCGGACGGGGTGCTGCAGCAGTCGCGTCTCGCTGGCCTGCACGCTCCCAGCGCGGACCAATGGTCGCAACTCGCCCCGTTCAAACGCTATGTGCTTGCCAAGCTGTCGCGTAAGCCGGAAGCGAATCACGACTTTGTGCCCGCCATGAGGGAATTCGGGTTGGCCGGGTAG
- the fdhD gene encoding formate dehydrogenase accessory sulfurtransferase FdhD, with protein MNELETAGQPGTVERQVRRHRGAAVETVTDHVGQEWPVALVFNGISHAVMMCTPRDLEAFAVGFAISEGIVERSSDIQDIEVVLHGGELPHAEVQLQVVQQAFVALKEKRRALAGRTGCGVCGIESIDLLDLKPERVPDTGFLERLAPDAIAHAARALPEHQALTRLTGGLHAAAWCDATGAIRLAYEDVGRHNALDKLIGQLVLDRADTRDGFVFLSSRASYELVRKAARVGVPMLATISAPSSLAISIARQAGVRLVSFCREAGYVDYETV; from the coding sequence GTGAACGAACTGGAAACGGCCGGACAGCCGGGTACTGTCGAGCGTCAGGTGCGCCGGCATCGCGGCGCCGCGGTGGAAACCGTGACCGATCATGTCGGTCAGGAATGGCCCGTGGCGCTCGTCTTCAACGGTATTTCGCATGCGGTGATGATGTGCACCCCGCGCGATCTGGAGGCGTTCGCGGTGGGATTCGCGATTTCGGAAGGGATTGTCGAGCGCAGCAGCGACATTCAGGACATCGAGGTCGTGTTGCATGGCGGCGAATTGCCGCATGCTGAAGTGCAATTGCAGGTCGTGCAACAGGCGTTTGTCGCACTGAAGGAAAAGCGTCGGGCACTCGCCGGTCGGACCGGCTGCGGCGTGTGCGGCATCGAAAGCATCGATTTGCTGGACCTGAAACCGGAGCGCGTGCCGGATACCGGTTTTCTCGAGCGGCTCGCACCGGATGCGATCGCCCACGCCGCGCGCGCGTTGCCGGAACACCAGGCGCTGACCCGGCTGACCGGTGGCCTGCACGCGGCGGCATGGTGCGATGCGACAGGCGCGATCCGCCTCGCGTACGAGGACGTCGGCCGTCATAACGCGCTGGACAAGCTGATCGGCCAACTGGTGCTCGACCGTGCCGATACGCGCGACGGCTTCGTGTTCCTGTCGAGCCGCGCGAGCTATGAACTGGTGCGCAAGGCCGCGCGCGTCGGCGTGCCGATGCTGGCGACCATCTCGGCGCCGTCGTCGCTGGCGATTTCGATTGCGCGGCAGGCCGGCGTGCGGCTGGTGAGCTTCTGCCGCGAAGCGGGTTACGTCGACTACGAGACGGTGTGA